GACCGGGAGGGTCAGCACAAAACTCGCCTGGTTGCTCAACGCTTAAAAGATCTCGGCCTGCAGTTTGACCTGATTCTCACCAGTCCCCTGATCCGGGCTCAGCAAACTGCCACCATCTTGAAAGCAGTAGGACTGAGTCCTCAGATGGAAACTACCCCCTTACTGGCTCCAGAGGGGGCGATCGCTCCCTGGCTCGATTGGTTTGAGCAGTGGCGCGAGGGAAATCCTTCCCCTAATCCGCGCAAACTGGCCCTGGTGGGGCATCAACCCAACCTCAGTCACTGGGCGGAAATGTTGGTATGGGGCACCAGCAGTGGGTCGATTCTGTTGAAGAAAGCTGGAGTAATCGGTCTATTCCTGCCGGAAGCTGGCAATCTCCTTAGTAAT
The nucleotide sequence above comes from Neosynechococcus sphagnicola sy1. Encoded proteins:
- a CDS encoding SixA phosphatase family protein — protein: MQFDLILTSPLIRAQQTATILKAVGLSPQMETTPLLAPEGAIAPWLDWFEQWREGNPSPNPRKLALVGHQPNLSHWAEMLVWGTSSGSILLKKAGVIGLFLPEAGNLLSN